Proteins encoded by one window of Streptomyces sp. ALI-76-A:
- a CDS encoding ribonucleoside-diphosphate reductase subunit alpha — MTIAPVDPASATTPVEPDGPGTALLRTLTELTADLPDADPGRVAAAALRGRSARADEAELRELATEVAAGLISEDPAYSRLAARLLTVGIRAEAASQGVTAFTDSVAVGHREGLLADRTAEFVRVHAARLDALIDPHADDRFGYFGLRTLHSRYLLRHPITRKVIETPQHFMLRVASGLAGDDTARALEEVAALYVLMSRLDYLPSSPTLFNSGTRHPQMSSCYLLDSPKDELDSLYDRYHQVARLSKHAGGIGIAYSRVRARGSLIRGTNGHSNGIVPFLKTLDASVAAVNQGGRRKGAAAVYLETWHADIEEFLELRDNTGEDARRTHNLNLAHWVPDEFMRRVDADAPWSLFSPSDVPELVDLWGEEFDAAYHKAEAAGLARRTLPARDLYGRMMRTLAQTGNGWMTFKDAANRTANQTAEPGHVVHSSNLCTEILEVTDDGETAVCNLGSVNLGAFVDRGSGDMDWERLDATVRTAVTFLDRVVDINHYPTEQAGRSNARWRPVGLGVMGLQDVFFQLRLPFDSPAAGRLSTRIAERLMLAAYEASADLAERDGPLPAWEKTRTARGVLHPDHYDAELTWPERWAALRARIAATGMRNSLLLAIAPTATIASIAGVYECVEPQVSNLFKRETLSGEFLQVNSYLVKDLKRLGVWDARTREALREANGSVRAFTWIPEDVRALYRTAWEIPQRGLIDMAAARTPFLDQSQSLNLFLETPTIGKLSSMYAYAWKSGLKTTYYLRSRPATRIARAARATAPARLPAPEEAVACSLENPESCEACQ, encoded by the coding sequence GACGGCCCGGGAACCGCGTTGCTGCGGACCCTGACCGAGCTGACCGCCGACCTCCCCGACGCGGACCCCGGACGGGTCGCCGCCGCCGCGCTGCGCGGCCGGTCCGCGCGGGCGGACGAGGCGGAGCTGCGTGAGCTGGCCACGGAGGTGGCGGCCGGCCTCATCTCCGAGGACCCCGCCTACTCGCGGCTGGCCGCCCGGCTGCTGACGGTCGGCATCCGCGCCGAGGCCGCCTCCCAGGGCGTCACGGCCTTCACCGACTCCGTCGCCGTGGGGCACCGGGAAGGGCTTCTCGCCGACCGCACGGCCGAGTTCGTACGCGTCCACGCCGCCCGTCTCGACGCGCTGATCGACCCGCACGCCGACGACCGCTTCGGCTACTTCGGCCTGCGCACCCTGCACAGCCGCTATCTGCTCCGGCATCCGATCACCCGCAAGGTCATCGAGACGCCCCAGCACTTCATGCTCCGGGTGGCGTCGGGTCTCGCCGGGGACGACACCGCCCGCGCCCTGGAGGAGGTCGCGGCGCTCTACGTCCTCATGAGCCGCCTCGACTACCTCCCCTCCTCCCCCACCCTCTTCAACTCCGGGACCCGGCACCCCCAGATGTCGTCCTGCTACCTCCTCGACTCCCCGAAGGACGAGCTGGACTCCCTCTACGACCGCTACCACCAGGTGGCCCGCCTCTCGAAGCACGCGGGCGGCATCGGCATCGCCTACTCCCGCGTCCGCGCCCGCGGTTCGCTGATCCGCGGCACCAACGGGCACTCCAACGGCATCGTCCCGTTCCTGAAGACCCTGGACGCCTCGGTCGCCGCCGTGAACCAGGGCGGCCGGCGCAAGGGCGCCGCGGCGGTCTACCTGGAGACCTGGCACGCGGACATCGAGGAGTTCCTGGAACTGCGCGACAACACCGGCGAGGACGCCCGCCGTACGCACAACCTGAACCTCGCGCACTGGGTCCCGGACGAGTTCATGCGCCGGGTCGACGCCGACGCGCCGTGGTCGCTCTTCTCGCCGTCCGACGTGCCCGAGCTGGTCGACCTGTGGGGCGAGGAGTTCGACGCCGCCTACCACAAGGCCGAGGCAGCGGGCCTCGCCCGCAGGACCCTGCCCGCCCGTGACCTCTACGGCCGCATGATGCGCACCCTCGCGCAGACCGGAAACGGCTGGATGACCTTCAAGGACGCCGCCAACCGCACCGCCAACCAGACGGCCGAGCCGGGCCACGTCGTCCACTCCTCCAACCTCTGCACGGAGATCCTGGAGGTCACGGACGACGGGGAGACGGCGGTCTGCAACCTGGGCTCGGTCAACCTCGGCGCCTTCGTCGACCGCGGGAGCGGCGACATGGACTGGGAGCGGCTGGACGCCACCGTCCGCACCGCCGTGACCTTCCTCGACCGGGTCGTCGACATCAACCACTACCCGACCGAGCAGGCCGGCCGCTCCAACGCGAGGTGGCGCCCGGTCGGCCTCGGAGTGATGGGCCTCCAGGACGTCTTCTTCCAACTGCGCCTGCCCTTCGACTCGCCTGCGGCCGGGCGGCTGTCCACGCGCATCGCCGAGCGCCTCATGCTCGCCGCGTACGAGGCCTCCGCCGACCTCGCCGAGCGCGACGGCCCGCTGCCGGCCTGGGAGAAGACCCGTACGGCCCGGGGTGTCCTGCACCCCGACCACTACGACGCCGAGCTGACCTGGCCGGAGCGCTGGGCCGCCCTGCGGGCCCGGATCGCGGCCACCGGCATGCGCAACTCCCTGCTGCTCGCCATCGCGCCGACCGCCACCATCGCGTCGATCGCGGGGGTGTACGAGTGCGTCGAGCCGCAGGTGTCCAACCTGTTCAAGCGGGAGACCCTGTCCGGCGAGTTCCTCCAGGTCAACTCGTACCTGGTGAAGGACCTGAAGCGGCTCGGTGTCTGGGACGCGCGCACCCGCGAGGCGCTGCGCGAGGCGAACGGCTCGGTGCGGGCCTTCACCTGGATCCCCGAGGACGTACGGGCGCTGTACCGCACGGCGTGGGAGATCCCGCAGCGCGGCCTGATCGACATGGCGGCGGCCCGGACGCCGTTCCTGGACCAGTCGCAGTCGCTGAACCTGTTCCTGGAGACGCCGACCATCGGCAAGCTCTCCTCGATGTACGCGTACGCCTGGAAGTCGGGCCTGAAGACGACGTACTACCTGCGCTCGCGCCCGGCGACCCGCATCGCCCGCGCCGCGCGGGCCACCGCCCCCGCGCGGTTGCCGGCCCCCGAAGAGGCCGTCGCCTGTTCCCTGGAGAACCCCGAGTCCTGTGAGGCCTGTCAGTGA
- a CDS encoding ribonucleotide-diphosphate reductase subunit beta: MSSTVKNLLDPGFELTLRPMRYPDFYERYRDAIKNTWTVEEVDLHSDVTDLAKLSPGEQHLIGRLVAFFATGDSIVANNLVLTLYKHINSPEARLYLSRQLFEEAVHVQFYLTLLDTYLPDPEDRAAAFDAVENIPSIREKAGFCFKWINEVEQLDRLETRSDRRRFLLNLICFAACIEGLFFYGAFAYVYWFRGRGLLHGLATGTNWVFRDETMHMSFAFDVVDTVRKEEPELFDDELCRQVTEMLGEAVEAELQFARDLCGDGLPGMNTDSMRQYLECVADQRLTRLGFAPVYGSENPFSFMELQGVQELTNFFERRPSAYQVAVEGTVDLDEDF; the protein is encoded by the coding sequence ATGAGCTCCACCGTGAAGAACCTTCTCGACCCCGGCTTCGAACTCACCCTGCGCCCCATGCGCTACCCCGACTTCTACGAGCGCTACCGGGACGCCATCAAGAACACCTGGACCGTGGAGGAGGTCGACCTCCACTCCGACGTCACCGACCTCGCGAAGCTGTCACCGGGCGAGCAGCACCTGATCGGCCGCCTGGTCGCGTTCTTCGCGACGGGCGACTCGATCGTCGCCAACAACCTGGTGCTCACCCTGTACAAGCACATCAACTCCCCCGAGGCACGCCTGTATCTCTCCAGGCAGCTCTTCGAGGAAGCGGTGCACGTCCAGTTCTACCTGACCCTGCTGGACACCTACCTGCCGGACCCCGAGGACCGGGCGGCCGCCTTCGACGCGGTGGAGAACATCCCGTCCATCCGCGAGAAGGCCGGCTTCTGCTTCAAGTGGATCAACGAGGTGGAACAGCTGGACCGCCTGGAGACCCGCTCCGACCGCCGCCGCTTCCTGCTCAACCTCATCTGCTTCGCCGCGTGCATCGAGGGCCTGTTCTTCTACGGCGCCTTCGCGTACGTCTACTGGTTCCGCGGCCGGGGCCTGCTGCACGGCCTGGCGACCGGCACCAACTGGGTGTTCCGGGACGAGACCATGCACATGAGCTTCGCCTTCGACGTGGTGGACACCGTCCGCAAGGAGGAGCCGGAGCTGTTCGACGACGAGCTGTGCCGGCAGGTCACCGAGATGCTGGGGGAGGCCGTCGAGGCCGAGCTTCAGTTCGCGCGCGACCTGTGCGGTGACGGCCTCCCGGGGATGAACACCGACTCCATGCGGCAGTACCTGGAGTGCGTCGCCGACCAGCGCCTCACACGCCTCGGCTTCGCCCCGGTGTACGGCTCGGAGAACCCCTTCTCCTTCATGGAGCTCCAGGGGGTTCAGGAGCTGACCAACTTCTTCGAGCGGCGGCCGTCCGCGTACCAGGTCGCGGTGGAGGGCACCGTGGACCTGGACGAGGACTTCTGA
- a CDS encoding cytochrome P450, whose protein sequence is MTVESVQSDASPAQEPPEPTLARGGVPGLGHGWKLVRDPLGFLARLRDDGDLVRLRLGPKTVYAVTAPHLVGDMLTSPGYEIGGPLWDTLDVLLGKGVATSNGPLHRRQRQTIQPSFRKDVIHEYERVMVEESLAFAGRWQPGDTVDVTSEAFRVGVRMTARCFLQIEHIDDLAERLSAALATVFGGMYRRMILSFGPFYRLPLPTHREFDRALAELHRLADEVIAQRRAAAENPDDLLTALLEAKDENGEPVNYQEVHDQVIAILTPGSETVGSQLMWILQLLAEHPEQADRVSEEVKSVVGDRPITFGDLRKLTHTNNVVTEALRIRPAVWILTRRAMAETELGGYRIPAGADIVYSPLALQRDPRSYQQHLDFDPDRWLPGNSREVPKYAMSPFSAGNRKCPADHFSVAELGIILATVIPKWRFERLPTADESTRVGITLRPKRLLLKAVPR, encoded by the coding sequence ATGACCGTCGAATCCGTGCAGTCCGATGCGTCCCCGGCCCAGGAGCCGCCCGAGCCGACCCTCGCACGCGGCGGGGTCCCCGGACTCGGCCACGGCTGGAAGCTCGTCCGCGACCCACTGGGCTTCCTGGCCCGGCTGCGGGACGACGGCGACCTGGTCCGGCTGCGGCTCGGCCCGAAGACCGTGTACGCCGTCACCGCGCCGCACCTGGTCGGCGACATGCTCACGAGCCCCGGCTACGAGATCGGCGGGCCGCTCTGGGACACCCTGGACGTGCTGCTCGGCAAGGGCGTGGCGACCAGCAACGGGCCGCTGCACCGGCGCCAGCGGCAGACCATCCAGCCCTCGTTCCGCAAGGACGTCATCCACGAGTACGAGCGGGTCATGGTCGAGGAGTCGCTCGCCTTCGCGGGGCGCTGGCAGCCGGGGGACACCGTCGACGTCACCTCGGAGGCGTTCCGGGTGGGCGTGCGGATGACGGCCCGGTGCTTCCTGCAGATCGAGCACATCGACGACCTGGCCGAGCGGCTGAGCGCCGCCCTCGCCACGGTGTTCGGCGGCATGTACCGGCGGATGATCCTCTCCTTCGGCCCGTTCTACCGGCTGCCGCTTCCCACCCACCGGGAATTCGACCGGGCGCTGGCCGAATTGCATCGGCTGGCCGACGAGGTCATTGCCCAGCGCCGGGCCGCCGCCGAGAATCCGGACGATTTGCTGACCGCCTTGCTGGAGGCAAAGGACGAGAATGGTGAACCAGTCAACTATCAGGAGGTGCACGACCAGGTCATAGCGATTCTCACCCCGGGCAGCGAAACAGTGGGGTCCCAGTTGATGTGGATCTTGCAGTTGCTGGCGGAACACCCGGAACAGGCGGACCGGGTGAGCGAGGAGGTGAAATCTGTGGTGGGCGACCGGCCGATCACATTCGGCGATCTCCGGAAGCTCACACACACGAACAATGTCGTCACCGAGGCCCTGCGGATACGGCCCGCCGTGTGGATTCTGACACGGCGGGCCATGGCCGAGACCGAACTCGGCGGGTATCGCATTCCGGCCGGAGCGGACATCGTGTACAGCCCGCTCGCCCTCCAGCGGGATCCGCGGTCCTACCAGCAGCACCTCGACTTCGACCCGGACCGCTGGCTCCCGGGCAACTCCCGGGAGGTGCCGAAGTACGCGATGAGCCCCTTCAGCGCGGGCAACCGCAAATGCCCGGCCGACCACTTCTCGGTGGCCGAACTCGGCATCATCCTCGCGACGGTGATTCCGAAGTGGCGCTTCGAACGCCTGCCGACGGCCGACGAGTCGACCCGGGTGGGGATCACCCTGCGGCCCAAGCGACTGCTGCTGAAGGCGGTGCCCCGGTGA
- a CDS encoding helix-turn-helix domain-containing protein: protein MLQNVAAVVLDGVNPFELGVICEVFGTDRSDDGLPVYDFAVASAEGPTLSSRGGFSMRIEHGLDRLESADLIAVPAGADYETRVFPPEMLAALRRGVDRGARVLSVCSGVFVLAAAGLLDGRRCTVHWHHVDALARAYPRLTVEPDVLYVDEDPVITSAGTAAGIDACLHIVRKEQGPEVANKIARRMVVPPHRDGGQAQYIERPLPRSQCDTVGEVLVWMERHLDEEVTVEQLAELAHMSPRTFARRFQQETGTTPYRWILRQRVLLAQRLLEVTDETVDAIAGRTGFGNAAALRHQFVRAVGTTPNAYRRTFRGPEIAPEPAAGAGSDAA from the coding sequence ATGCTCCAGAACGTGGCCGCCGTCGTCCTCGACGGCGTGAACCCATTCGAACTCGGCGTCATCTGCGAGGTCTTCGGCACCGACCGCAGCGACGACGGCCTGCCCGTGTACGACTTCGCGGTCGCCTCGGCCGAGGGCCCCACACTCAGCTCGCGCGGAGGCTTCTCCATGCGGATCGAGCACGGCCTGGACCGGCTGGAGTCGGCCGACCTGATCGCCGTACCCGCCGGGGCCGACTACGAGACCCGCGTCTTCCCGCCCGAGATGCTGGCCGCCCTGCGGCGCGGTGTCGACCGCGGGGCGCGGGTGCTCAGCGTCTGCTCCGGCGTCTTCGTGCTCGCGGCGGCCGGACTGCTCGACGGCCGGCGCTGCACCGTGCACTGGCATCACGTGGACGCGCTGGCCCGGGCGTACCCGCGGCTGACCGTCGAGCCCGACGTGCTGTACGTCGACGAGGACCCGGTGATCACCTCGGCCGGGACCGCCGCCGGGATCGACGCCTGTCTGCACATCGTGCGCAAGGAACAGGGGCCGGAGGTCGCCAACAAGATCGCCCGGCGGATGGTCGTCCCGCCGCACCGGGACGGCGGCCAGGCCCAGTACATCGAGCGGCCGCTGCCCCGCTCGCAGTGCGACACCGTCGGTGAGGTGCTCGTGTGGATGGAGCGGCACCTGGACGAGGAGGTCACCGTCGAGCAGCTCGCCGAGCTCGCGCACATGTCACCGCGCACCTTCGCCCGTCGCTTCCAGCAGGAGACGGGGACGACTCCCTACCGCTGGATCCTGCGCCAGCGTGTGCTGCTGGCCCAGCGGCTGCTGGAGGTGACGGACGAGACGGTGGACGCGATCGCCGGTCGAACAGGGTTCGGCAACGCGGCCGCGCTGCGCCACCAGTTCGTCCGGGCGGTGGGGACCACCCCGAACGCCTACCGGCGCACGTTCCGGGGACCGGAGATCGCGCCGGAACCGGCGGCCGGGGCCGGCTCGGACGCCGCCTGA
- the cyc1 gene encoding epi-isozizaene synthase, with the protein MPAFPHSTTSTPTAVAVPPSLSLPVIEAAFPRQLHPYWPRLQEKTRTWLLEKRLMPADKVAEYADGLCYTDLMAGYYLGAPDEVLQAIADYSAWFFVWDDRHDRDIVHGRPAAWRRLRLRLHAALDAPREYLRHEDPLVAGFADSVVRLYSFLPGSWNARFARHFHEVIEAYDREFHNRTQGIVPTVQEYLALRRLTFAHWIWTDLLEPSAGCALPDHVRNHPAYRRAALLSQEFAAWYNDLCSLPKEIAGDEVHNLGISLIKHEGLTLEEAVTEMRRRVKECVSGFLVAEREALRFSEDLDDGTVQGKELSAAVRACVCNMRNWFSTVYWFHHESGRYRVDSWDDRATPPYVNNEAAGEK; encoded by the coding sequence GTGCCTGCTTTCCCACACAGCACCACATCGACGCCGACGGCGGTCGCGGTTCCACCATCGCTCTCTCTCCCGGTGATCGAGGCAGCGTTTCCCAGGCAACTGCACCCGTATTGGCCCAGGCTCCAGGAGAAGACCCGAACCTGGCTACTGGAAAAACGGCTCATGCCGGCGGACAAGGTCGCGGAATATGCCGACGGCCTGTGCTACACCGACCTCATGGCGGGGTACTACCTGGGTGCCCCCGACGAGGTCCTCCAGGCGATAGCCGACTACAGCGCGTGGTTCTTCGTCTGGGACGACCGCCATGACCGCGACATCGTGCACGGCCGCCCGGCCGCCTGGCGGCGGCTCAGGCTCCGGTTGCACGCGGCCCTCGACGCGCCCCGGGAGTATCTGCGTCACGAGGATCCGCTGGTCGCCGGGTTCGCCGACAGCGTGGTGCGGCTGTACTCGTTCCTGCCCGGGTCCTGGAACGCCCGCTTCGCCCGCCACTTCCACGAGGTGATCGAGGCGTACGACCGGGAGTTCCACAACCGCACTCAGGGCATCGTCCCGACCGTGCAGGAATACCTGGCACTGCGCCGCCTCACCTTCGCGCACTGGATCTGGACCGATCTGCTGGAGCCGAGCGCCGGCTGCGCACTGCCGGACCACGTCCGTAACCACCCGGCATATCGGCGGGCGGCACTGCTGAGCCAGGAATTCGCGGCCTGGTACAACGACCTCTGTTCGCTGCCGAAGGAAATAGCGGGCGACGAGGTGCACAATCTCGGAATCAGTCTCATCAAACACGAGGGACTGACCCTGGAAGAAGCGGTCACGGAGATGCGGCGGCGGGTCAAGGAATGCGTGTCCGGATTCCTCGTCGCCGAACGGGAAGCGCTGCGGTTCTCCGAGGACCTCGACGACGGAACAGTGCAGGGAAAGGAACTGAGCGCCGCCGTGCGGGCCTGCGTCTGCAATATGCGGAACTGGTTCAGCACCGTCTACTGGTTCCACCACGAGTCCGGCCGGTACCGGGTCGACAGCTGGGACGACCGGGCCACGCCCCCGTACGTCAACAACGAAGCGGCAGGTGAGAAATGA